One Ignavibacteria bacterium genomic window, GTCGAATTCCCGGAGCTTTCATGTCGGCCCGTTTCATTGCCCTCCTGTCAGTACTCGTTCTTGGATGTATTCCAGGAGCAGCCCAACTTTCATTGATCACCTTCCTGAATAACAGCCCGGACCCGCAGCTGCGGACCGCCGATCTCTATGTTACCCAGGCTGGGACGACTACGAAGATCGATGACATCGCATTCCAAGCTGCAGACAATCTCAATTCCGTTGCCATCTTCGGCGACATCGAGGTAACATTTGCCGTGGCTCCCGGAAGCAGCATCAATGCGGGTGAGGCCATCGTTGACTACACGTTCACTCCAGGTGCCGATAAGGGCTATATGGCAATGGTCAACGGCCTGAAGAACACCGCAGGATATGTTGCGAACCCGAATGGGAAGAACATTGGCCTCTCGATCATGGCATTTGAAGTTCAGGCATCGGTTGCTGACCCTAACAAGACGGGTGTGTACTTCGTCCACGGCGCCACTGATCTCGAAACCGGCGACCTGTACATTCGCGGTGCAAGTAAGGCCACGATCGCAGGCTTTGGGTACACAGATAAGAGCTCCACTCCAACGGTTGTGGACCGTAAGTCAACAACGATCGACTTCACAAAGAGTGGCGACAAAACAAAGGTGCTTGCTTCATTTGGTGTTGACTTCTCTTCCCTCGCAAGTGCAGTGGTGGTCTCCGTCATCAGTGCATTTAGAACTCCTGAAGACAACGCCGGGAGCACTGATACACTCGCTCTTCTGTCTGTCCTCGAGGACGGACGTGTTGTGAAGTCGCCCCTTATCGCCGGCCCTCAAACGAGTCGCATTCAGATCATCCATAATGCTCCAGACCCAACACTCCAGGTTGTTGACATCTATGTGAATGGTGTAAAGACTCTCGACAACTTCAACTTCCGCAAGGCCAGTCCATTCCAGACCCTTCCTGCGAACACACCGGTTGTGATCGGATTTGCGCCGTTTTCGTCAACTGCATACAAGGACACGATCAAGACCGTCACGCTTGATCCACTTCGTCCGGGACGCAGCTACCATCTCATTGCTACCGGTGTGGTGGACACATCTAAGTACCAGCACAACCCGGACGGTCGCCCGTTCGCCCTCACCGTCAGCGTTCTCGAAGGCGCTCTTGAGACATCAAGCGAAACCGGGAAGACAGCCGTTCGTGTAGGTCATTATTCCTCAGACAGCCCTCAGATCACGGTAAAGAACGCTTCGGTGACGCTTGGATCCAACCTCGGGTATGGCGATGCGTCTCCCCAATACGCCCTGGTTACTCCGGCCATTGATACTGCATGGATCTATGATCTCGACAACAAGAAGGTTCGTGGTTACGTTTGTGACTTTCGCGGGAACAACAAGGCCGTCCTTCTTCTAGCTTCCGGTTTTGCCAAGCCAGACTCAAACCAAAACGGTCCCTCGTTCAAGCTCATATTGGTTGATGTCGGTGGTGGCGTCAACACTAATCTCGCTGAGGTTGAGCCCGGAACGGTGTCTGTGGACGATGAGAACGGCCTAACATCAACGTGGACCATCGGCCCTAATCCGTCCTCGGACTTCCTTACCGTCAATGTCCCATTGGCACCTGGAATTGCGCCCGATGACTGTTCCGCAGAGCTCATCAGTGCCTCCGGAAGCATCGTCTACAAGGGTGCGATGA contains:
- a CDS encoding DUF4397 domain-containing protein, with product MSARFIALLSVLVLGCIPGAAQLSLITFLNNSPDPQLRTADLYVTQAGTTTKIDDIAFQAADNLNSVAIFGDIEVTFAVAPGSSINAGEAIVDYTFTPGADKGYMAMVNGLKNTAGYVANPNGKNIGLSIMAFEVQASVADPNKTGVYFVHGATDLETGDLYIRGASKATIAGFGYTDKSSTPTVVDRKSTTIDFTKSGDKTKVLASFGVDFSSLASAVVVSVISAFRTPEDNAGSTDTLALLSVLEDGRVVKSPLIAGPQTSRIQIIHNAPDPTLQVVDIYVNGVKTLDNFNFRKASPFQTLPANTPVVIGFAPFSSTAYKDTIKTVTLDPLRPGRSYHLIATGVVDTSKYQHNPDGRPFALTVSVLEGALETSSETGKTAVRVGHYSSDSPQITVKNASVTLGSNLGYGDASPQYALVTPAIDTAWIYDLDNKKVRGYVCDFRGNNKAVLLLASGFAKPDSNQNGPSFKLILVDVGGGVNTNLAEVEPGTVSVDDENGLTSTWTIGPNPSSDFLTVNVPLAPGIAPDDCSAELISASGSIVYKGAMTLNGTMLSASISVSPLSIGTYQLRVISASGTIIGSTGLVVTR